The proteins below come from a single Asanoa ferruginea genomic window:
- a CDS encoding bifunctional polysaccharide deacetylase/glycosyltransferase family 2 protein, with protein MSAPTLDPQDGLAGAAGEPVRGKATVPAGMKIGPHYPPMAEGPADDEDTQPIPDADPIPEPPATGRATVPGDQPPHWPLNTSRTATGIARAVPGQRAIGQVDPAPLASTAVALAPPPPPPPIDVSPGTTTPPRKPSRRVVPRPKWVVAAVLVFVFVSLLLVEAYANARFAPDHVGEAGDATIVPEQIVDGGPIINAAPGQTPRSYRLPPKTIALTFDDGPDPVWTPRVMAALDRYNAKATFFVVGSQVVRYPDEAANLVSKGHELGVHTFTHPDVANLPGWRRRMEYSQTQLALAEAAGVRTSLLRFPYSSRVDAIDDASWNLITQAGTFGYVTVVNDLDSDDWARPGIDRIIENMTPKDDAGAVILMHDAGGDRAQTVQALDRFIPMMQAKGYAFVTVTDGLQRTLADPETGAAPTVLRNPPASAEDEQRGMALASAVRIADWSLDFFAILFLVVGALTLARTLLLFVLSGRQARRRRGAFTWGPPVTEKVSVIVPAYNEREGIESAVSSLASGDHPGGIEVIVVDDGSTDGTADIAEALGLPNVRVIRKPNGGKSSALNTGVAAASANIVVMVDGDTVFEEDSVRQLVQPFADPEVGAVAGNVKVGNRKSLVARWQHIEYVIGFNLDRRLYEALRCMPTVPGAIGAWRKDALLAIGGMSDDTLAEDTDVTIAFCRAGWKVVYEGRARAWTEAPASLGQLWRQRYRWSYGTMQAMWKHRRAVVDDGPSGRFGRRGLPFLALFGIALPLLAPVIDLLAVYGVLFAGRTETVLAWLAMLGMQLVTGVVAFKLDKERLTPLWTLPLQQFAYRQLMYLVLIQSLVTALTGGRLRWHKLVRTGEAAVHN; from the coding sequence ATGAGCGCACCAACCCTTGATCCGCAGGACGGGCTCGCTGGCGCTGCCGGCGAGCCCGTCCGCGGCAAGGCCACCGTTCCGGCCGGCATGAAGATCGGCCCGCACTATCCGCCCATGGCTGAGGGCCCTGCGGACGACGAGGACACCCAACCGATCCCCGACGCCGACCCGATCCCGGAACCACCGGCGACCGGCCGTGCGACCGTGCCCGGCGACCAGCCACCGCACTGGCCGCTCAACACCTCCCGGACCGCGACCGGCATCGCCCGCGCGGTCCCCGGCCAGCGGGCCATCGGCCAGGTCGACCCAGCCCCGCTGGCGAGCACCGCGGTGGCGCTCGCGCCGCCACCGCCACCGCCACCGATCGACGTCAGTCCCGGAACCACCACCCCGCCGCGAAAGCCGAGCCGCCGCGTCGTACCCCGGCCCAAATGGGTCGTCGCCGCCGTCCTGGTCTTCGTCTTCGTCAGCCTGCTGCTCGTCGAGGCCTACGCCAACGCCCGGTTCGCACCCGATCACGTGGGCGAGGCCGGCGACGCCACGATCGTGCCGGAGCAGATCGTCGACGGTGGCCCGATCATCAACGCGGCGCCGGGCCAGACCCCCCGCTCCTACCGGCTCCCGCCGAAGACCATCGCGCTCACCTTCGACGACGGCCCGGACCCGGTATGGACGCCGCGAGTGATGGCCGCCCTCGACCGCTACAACGCCAAGGCGACGTTCTTCGTCGTCGGCTCCCAGGTGGTGCGCTACCCCGACGAGGCGGCGAACCTGGTCAGCAAGGGCCACGAACTCGGCGTGCACACGTTCACCCACCCGGACGTCGCCAACCTGCCCGGGTGGCGCCGCCGGATGGAGTATTCGCAGACCCAACTCGCGCTGGCCGAAGCGGCCGGCGTGCGCACCTCGCTGCTCCGCTTCCCCTACTCGTCGCGGGTCGACGCGATCGACGACGCCTCGTGGAACCTCATCACCCAGGCCGGCACCTTCGGCTACGTGACCGTGGTCAACGACCTCGACAGCGACGACTGGGCCCGCCCCGGCATCGACCGGATCATCGAGAACATGACGCCGAAGGACGACGCGGGCGCGGTCATCCTGATGCACGACGCGGGCGGCGACCGCGCGCAGACTGTGCAGGCCCTCGACCGGTTCATCCCGATGATGCAGGCAAAGGGGTACGCCTTCGTCACGGTCACCGACGGCCTCCAACGCACGCTGGCCGACCCGGAGACGGGCGCCGCGCCGACGGTGCTGCGCAACCCGCCCGCCTCGGCCGAAGACGAACAGCGCGGCATGGCCCTGGCCAGCGCGGTGCGGATCGCCGACTGGTCGCTCGACTTCTTCGCCATCCTCTTCCTCGTCGTCGGCGCCCTGACGCTGGCCCGTACCCTGCTGCTCTTCGTGCTCTCCGGTCGTCAGGCCAGGCGTCGCCGCGGCGCCTTCACGTGGGGCCCGCCGGTGACCGAGAAGGTCTCGGTGATCGTGCCCGCCTACAACGAGCGGGAGGGCATCGAGTCGGCGGTCAGCTCGCTGGCCAGCGGCGATCATCCCGGCGGCATCGAGGTGATCGTCGTCGACGACGGCTCGACCGACGGCACCGCCGACATCGCCGAGGCGCTCGGCCTGCCCAACGTGCGGGTGATCCGCAAGCCCAACGGCGGCAAGTCGAGCGCGCTCAACACCGGTGTCGCCGCGGCCAGCGCCAACATCGTCGTGATGGTCGACGGCGACACCGTGTTCGAAGAGGACTCGGTCCGCCAGCTCGTGCAGCCCTTCGCCGACCCGGAGGTGGGCGCGGTCGCCGGCAACGTCAAGGTCGGCAACCGCAAGAGCCTGGTGGCCCGTTGGCAACACATCGAGTACGTGATCGGCTTCAACCTCGACCGCCGGCTCTACGAGGCGCTGCGCTGCATGCCGACCGTGCCCGGCGCGATCGGCGCCTGGCGCAAGGACGCCCTGCTGGCGATCGGCGGGATGAGCGACGACACGCTCGCCGAGGACACCGACGTGACGATCGCGTTCTGCCGCGCCGGCTGGAAGGTGGTCTACGAGGGCCGCGCCCGCGCCTGGACCGAGGCGCCCGCGTCGCTCGGCCAGCTCTGGCGGCAGCGTTACCGCTGGAGCTACGGGACGATGCAGGCGATGTGGAAGCACCGCCGGGCCGTCGTCGACGACGGGCCGTCGGGTCGCTTCGGCCGCCGCGGGCTGCCGTTCCTCGCGCTGTTCGGCATCGCGCTGCCGCTGCTCGCCCCCGTCATCGACCTGCTCGCCGTCTACGGTGTGCTGTTCGCCGGCCGGACGGAGACCGTGCTCGCCTGGCTGGCGATGCTCGGCATGCAACTGGTCACCGGCGTGGTCGCCTTCAAGCTCGACAAGGAGCGGCTCACCCCACTCTGGACACTCCCGCTCCAGCAGTTCGCGTACCGCCAGTTGATGTATCTGGTGTTGATCCAGTCTCTGGTCACCGCACTCACGGGTGGCCGGCTGCGTTGGCACAAGCTGGTCCGCACCGGCGAAGCCGCCGTGCACAACTGA
- a CDS encoding dihydrodipicolinate synthase family protein translates to MTEPLWTGVAVALVTLFDDDGAVDERATAAHAARLAAEGIQAVLVGGSTGESDTLSDQELAGLTAAVRAALPSNVPVLTGASGAWRGAAAARVEAAVGAGADAVLVAPPRRPGDLGGYYAAVAKAAGPAPVLAYHFPGTAGGEVPVTALPELPIAGVKDSTGSAERLLQELAVWDGRVYVGSAALVLLAGALGAAGAILAVANAYPAESLAAFGGDPAAQRALLAPHLRAKESFPAGLKSLVAARYGTSAAARLG, encoded by the coding sequence GTGACCGAACCGCTCTGGACCGGCGTCGCGGTAGCGCTGGTGACCCTGTTCGACGACGACGGCGCGGTCGACGAGCGCGCGACGGCGGCACACGCCGCCCGGCTGGCCGCCGAAGGCATCCAGGCCGTGCTGGTCGGTGGCAGCACCGGCGAGTCCGACACTCTCTCCGACCAGGAGTTGGCCGGCCTGACCGCCGCGGTCCGGGCCGCGTTGCCAAGCAATGTGCCCGTGCTGACCGGGGCCAGCGGTGCGTGGCGGGGCGCGGCCGCGGCCCGCGTGGAAGCGGCCGTCGGTGCCGGCGCCGACGCGGTGCTGGTGGCACCGCCACGCCGGCCGGGCGACCTGGGTGGCTACTACGCCGCGGTCGCCAAGGCCGCCGGCCCGGCACCGGTGCTGGCCTACCACTTCCCCGGCACGGCCGGCGGCGAGGTGCCGGTGACCGCGCTGCCGGAGTTGCCGATCGCCGGCGTGAAGGACTCGACCGGCTCGGCCGAGCGGCTGCTCCAGGAGCTGGCGGTGTGGGACGGCAGGGTCTATGTGGGTTCGGCCGCGCTGGTGCTGCTGGCCGGCGCGCTCGGCGCGGCCGGGGCGATCCTCGCGGTCGCCAACGCCTATCCGGCGGAGTCGCTGGCCGCATTCGGCGGTGACCCGGCGGCACAGCGGGCACTGCTCGCGCCACACCTGCGGGCCAAGGAGTCGTTTCCCGCCGGGCTCAAGTCGCTGGTCGCCGCACGCTATGGGACCTCAGCGGCCGCACGCCTCGGCTGA
- a CDS encoding dolichyl-phosphate-mannose--protein mannosyltransferase yields MTLAATSVASPDAGPEEAKAPERDTPTSIAAPAKAVPDVIRRRLLPFDARRDPWSWAVTGLIVAIAAVVRFVGLSHPPGKIFDETYYAKDAYGLLTKGVEWNYKDNVASYVVHPPLGKWLIAIGEWMFGYQDADGNVRAAGHLWTAAPELGWRFSAAVAGTISVLVMVRIARRMFGSTTLGAAAGLLLALDGFHLVLSRTAILDIFLLLFILAAFGALVADRDARRRRWLTAMENGLDPTRLGRAGRLGFAFPWWRLAAAVLFGCSVSVKWSALFFLPAFLILILWWEYGTRRTVGARHPIRDTFLDEFGWIVMFIGVALVVYLASWSGWFLTDDGFYRHWLADNNRPEPPVIGALHNLLHYHQEALKFHEGLDTKHTYQSWPWQWLLLGRPVAFYWSNTGTCGTDSCASEVLLLGTPVLWWSFLPALAALVWLGIARRDWRAGAILLMVFFGLIPWFYFAIDNGRTMFSFYTAPALPFMILAVVYALGAIMSPATRALPSADSVRRLADRRLVGGVVAGAYLVLVVLCFGYFYKVFVGDAMPYADWAARMWLGSRWI; encoded by the coding sequence GTGACCCTGGCGGCGACGAGCGTAGCGAGCCCCGATGCCGGCCCCGAGGAGGCCAAGGCACCGGAGCGCGACACACCGACCTCCATAGCGGCGCCGGCGAAAGCCGTGCCCGATGTGATCCGGCGCCGGCTGCTGCCCTTCGACGCGCGGCGCGATCCGTGGTCCTGGGCGGTCACCGGCCTCATCGTGGCGATCGCGGCGGTGGTCCGGTTCGTCGGGCTGTCCCATCCGCCCGGCAAGATCTTCGACGAGACCTACTACGCGAAAGACGCCTACGGTCTGCTCACCAAGGGCGTCGAATGGAACTACAAGGACAACGTCGCGTCGTACGTGGTCCACCCGCCACTCGGCAAATGGCTGATCGCGATCGGCGAGTGGATGTTCGGCTACCAGGACGCCGACGGCAACGTGCGCGCCGCCGGTCACCTCTGGACCGCCGCCCCCGAGCTCGGCTGGCGCTTCTCCGCCGCCGTCGCCGGCACCATCTCGGTGCTGGTCATGGTGCGGATCGCGCGGCGGATGTTCGGCTCGACCACGCTCGGCGCCGCAGCCGGCCTGCTGCTCGCGCTCGACGGCTTCCACCTGGTGCTGTCGCGCACCGCGATCCTCGACATCTTCCTGCTGCTGTTCATCCTCGCCGCGTTCGGCGCGCTGGTGGCCGACCGCGACGCGCGCCGCCGCCGCTGGCTGACCGCGATGGAGAACGGGCTCGACCCGACCCGCCTCGGCCGGGCCGGCCGCCTCGGTTTCGCGTTCCCGTGGTGGCGGCTCGCGGCCGCGGTGCTGTTCGGCTGTTCCGTCTCGGTCAAGTGGAGCGCGCTGTTCTTCCTGCCCGCGTTCCTGATCCTGATCCTCTGGTGGGAATACGGCACCCGCCGCACCGTCGGCGCCCGGCACCCGATCCGCGACACGTTCCTCGACGAGTTCGGCTGGATCGTGATGTTCATCGGGGTGGCCCTGGTGGTCTACCTGGCGAGCTGGAGCGGCTGGTTCCTCACCGACGACGGCTTCTACCGGCACTGGCTGGCCGACAACAACCGGCCGGAGCCGCCGGTCATCGGTGCGTTGCACAACCTGCTGCACTATCACCAGGAAGCGCTCAAGTTCCACGAGGGCCTCGACACCAAGCACACCTACCAGTCGTGGCCGTGGCAGTGGCTGCTGCTCGGCCGCCCGGTCGCGTTCTACTGGTCCAACACCGGCACCTGCGGCACCGACTCGTGCGCGTCGGAGGTGCTGCTGCTCGGCACGCCGGTGCTGTGGTGGTCGTTCCTGCCGGCGCTGGCCGCGCTGGTCTGGCTCGGCATCGCGCGCCGCGACTGGCGGGCCGGCGCGATCCTGCTGATGGTCTTCTTCGGCCTGATCCCGTGGTTCTACTTCGCGATCGACAACGGCCGCACGATGTTCTCGTTCTACACCGCGCCCGCGCTGCCGTTCATGATCCTCGCGGTGGTCTACGCGCTCGGCGCGATCATGTCGCCGGCCACCAGAGCGCTGCCGTCCGCCGACTCGGTGCGAAGACTCGCCGACCGCCGTTTGGTCGGCGGCGTGGTCGCCGGCGCCTACCTGGTGCTGGTGGTGCTCTGCTTCGGCTACTTCTACAAGGTCTTTGTCGGCGACGCCATGCCCTACGCCGACTGGGCCGCGCGGATGTGGTTGGGCTCCCGCTGGATATAG